One segment of Meriones unguiculatus strain TT.TT164.6M chromosome 3, Bangor_MerUng_6.1, whole genome shotgun sequence DNA contains the following:
- the Eno1 gene encoding alpha-enolase, whose amino-acid sequence MSILKIHAREIFDSRGNPTVEVDLYTEKGLFRAAVPSGASTGIYEALELRDNDKTRYMGKGVSKAVEHINKTIAPALVSKKLNVVEQEKIDNLMIEMDGTENKSKFGANAILGVSLAVCKAGAVEKGVPLYRHIADLAGNPDVILPVPAFNVINGGSHAGNKLAMQEFMILPVGASSFREAMRIGAEVYHNLKNVIKEKYGKDATNVGDEGGFAPNILENKEALELLKNAIAKAGYTEQVVIGMDVAASEFFRSGKYDLDFKSPDDPSRYITPDQLADLYKSFIRDYPVVSIEDPFDQDDWEAWRNFTNTAGIQVVGDDLTVTNPKRIAKAVGEKSCNCLLLKVNQIGSVTESLQACKLAQSNGWGVMVSHRSGETEDTFIADLVVGLCTGQIKTGAPCRSERLAKYNQLLRIEEELGSKAKFAGRSFRNPLAK is encoded by the exons GTCTCTTCCGAGCTGCGGTGCCCAGCGGTGCCTCCACTGGCATCTACGAGGCCCTAGAACTCCGTGACAATGACAAGACTCGCTACATGGGGAAAG GTGTCTCAAAGGCTGTTGAGCACATCAATAAAACAATTGCACCTGCTCTGGTTAGCAAG AAACTGAATGTGGTGGAGCAAGAGAAGATTGACAACCTGATGATCGAGATGGACGGCACTGAAAATAAAT cTAAATTTGGTGCAAATGCCATCCTGGGAGTGTCCTTGGCTGTCTGCAAAGCTGGTGCTGTGGAAAAGGGGGTGCCTCTTTACCGTCACATCGCTGACTTGGCTGGCAACCCCGATGTTATCCTGCCAGTCCCA GCTTTCAATGTGATCAACGGCGGCTCTCATGCTGGCAACAAGCTGGCCATGCAGGAGTTCATGATCCTCCCAGTGGGGGCTTCCTCTTTCCGGGAGGCCATGCGCATTGGAGCTGAGGTTTACCACAACCTGAAGAATGTCATCAAGGAGAAGTATGGCAAGGATGCCACCAATGTGGGGGACGAGGGTGGATTTGCACCTAACATCCTGGAGAACAAGGAAG CACTGGAGCTGCTAAAGAACGCGATTGCGAAGGCCGGTTACACCGAGCAGGTCGTCATTGGCATGGACGTGGCTGCCTCTGAGTTCTTTAGGTCTGGCAAGTATGACCTGGACTTCAAGTCTCCTGATGACCCCAGCAGGTACATCACACCTGACCAGCTGGCTGACCTGTACAAGTCCTTCATCCGGGATTATCCAG TGGTATCCATTGAAGACCCCTTTGACCAGGACGACTGGGAAGCGTGGCGAAACTTCACCAACACGGCAGGCATCCAGGTGGTTGGGGATGATCTCACAGTGACCAACCCTAAGCGCATTGCCAAGGCTGTGGGCGAGAAATCCTGCAACTGCCTCCTGCTCAAAGTGAACCAGATCGGCTCTGTGACCGAGTCTCTCCAGGC GTGCAAGCTGGCCCAGTCCAATGGCTGGGGCGTCATGGTGTCCCATCGCTCTGGGGAGACTGAGGACACTTTCATCGCTGACCTGGTGGTGGGACTGTGCACTGGGCAG ATCAAGACGGGTGCCCCTTGCCGATCTGAGCGCCTGGCCAAGTACAACCAGCTCCttag AATTGAAGAAGAGCTGGGCAGCAAGGCCAAGTTTGCTGGCAGGTCCTTCAGGAACCCCCTGGCAAAGTAA